In the genome of Delphinus delphis chromosome 15, mDelDel1.2, whole genome shotgun sequence, one region contains:
- the SLX1A gene encoding structure-specific endonuclease subunit SLX1: protein MGPTGGAARPGRFFGVYLLYCLNPRHRGRVYVGFTVNPARRVQQHNGGRRKGGAWRTSGRGPWEMVLIVHGFPSAVAALRFEWAWQHPQASRRLAHVGPRLRGEATFAFHLRVLAHMLRAPPWARLPLTLRWLRADFRQDLCPPPPPHVPLAFGPPPPRASAPRRRAADTESELEHDAETRCTLCARVLQDEEDPLCCPHPGCSLRAHVICLAEEFLQEEPGQLLPLEGQCPGCKNSLLWGDLIWLCRMGTEEEEEDSELEEEHWTDMLEI from the exons ATGGGCCCCACAGGGGGCGCGGCGAGGCCCGGGCGCTTCTTCGGCGTCTACCTGCTCTACTGCCTGAACCCTCGGCACCGGGGCCGCGTCTACGTAGGGTTCACGGTCAACCCTGCTCGTCGGGTGCAGCAGCACAACGGGGGCCGCAGAAAAGGCGGGGCCTGGCGGACCAGTGGACGCGGGCCCTG GGAGATGGTGCTCATCGTACACGGCTTCCCCTCCGCAGTGGCCGCCCTTCGG TTCGAGTGGGCCTGGCAGCATCCGCAGGCCTCGCGCCGCTTGGCGCACGTGGGTCCGCGCCTGCGCGGCGAGGCAACCTTCGCCTTTCACCTGCGCGTGCTGGCGCACATGCTGCGCGCGCCGCCCTGGGCGCGACTCCCACTCACCTTGCGCTGGCTGCGCGCCGACTTCCGCCAGGATCTctgcccgccgccgccgcctcacGTGCCGCTGGCCTTCGGGCCTCCGCCGCCCAGGGCTTCAGCCCCGAGGCGCCGCGCGGCTGACACCGAGTCCGAGCTGGAGCATGACGCCGAGACCCGCTGCACCCTGTGCGCGCGTGTGCTCCAG GATGAAGAAGACCCCCTGTGTTGCCCCCACCCTGGCTGCTCCCTGAGGGCCCATGTGATCTGCCTGGCAGAGGAGTTCCTGCAGGAGGAGCCAGGGCAGCTTCTGCCCCTAGAGGGCCAATGCCCTGG CTGTAAGAACTCACTGCTGTGGGGAGACCTGATCTGGCTGTGCCGGATGGGCaccgaggaggaagaggaggactcGGAATTAGAAGAG GAACACTGGACCGACATGCTGGAGATCTGA
- the LOC132438116 gene encoding sulfotransferase 1A1 produces the protein MELVQDTSRPPLEHVKGIPLIRYFAEGLGPLQSFQAWPSDLLISTYPKSGTTWVSEILDLIYQGGDLEKCQRAPIFVRVPFLELRVPGLPTGAELLEDTPAPRLIKTHLPLALLPPTLLDQKVKVVYVARNAKDVAVSYYHFYRMAKVHPDPGTWDSFLEKFMAGEVSYGSWYQHVQEWWELSHTHPVLYLFYEDIKQNPKREIQKILEFVGHSLPEETVDHIVQHTSFKEMKKNPMTNYSTIPTEVMDHSISAFMRKGITGDWKSTFTVAQNERFEADYAAKMAGCHLHFRWELSGAHQGERETGLDNKV, from the exons ATGGAGCTGGTCCAGGACACCTCGCGCCCGCCACTGGAGCACGTGAAGGGGATCCCTCTCATCAGGTACTTTGCAGAGGGACTGGGGCCGCTGCAGAgcttccaggcctggcccagtGACCTGCTCATCAGCACCTACCCCAAATCCG gcACCACCTGGGTAAGCGAGATCCTGGACCTGATCTACCAGGGTGGCGACCTGGAGAAGTGTCAGAGAGCCCCCATCTTCGTCCGGGTGCCCTTCCTTGAGCTCAGGGTCCCTGGCCTTCCCACAG GTGCTGAGCTTCTGGAAGATACACCAGCCCCACGGCTGATCAAGACACACTTGCCCCTGGCTCTGCTTCCACCGACCCTGCTGGATCAGAAGGTCAAG gtggtctacGTCGCCCGCAATGCAAAGGATGTGGCCGTCTCCTATTACCACTTCTACCGCATGGCCAAGGTGCACCCTGACCCTGGCACCTGGGACAGCTTCCTGGAGAAGTTCATGGCTGGGGAAG TGTCCTACGGGTCCTGGTACCAGCACGTGCAGGAGTGGTGGGAGCTGAGTCACACCCACCCTGTTCTCTACCTCTTCTATGAGGACATAAAGCAG AACCCCAAAAGGGAGATTCAGAAGATCCTGGAGTTCGTGGGGCACTCTCTGCCAGAGGAGACCGTGGATCACATCGTCCAGCACACGTCTTTCAAGGAGATGAAGAAGAACCCCATGACCAACTACAGCACCATACCCACCGAAGTCATGGACCACAGCATCTCTGCCTTCATGAGGAAAG GCATCACTGGGGACTGGAAATCCACCTTCACTGTGGCCCAGAATGAGCGCTTTGAAGCCGACTATGCTGCGAAGATGGCAGGCTGCCACCTCCACTTCCGCTGGGAGCTGAGTGGTGCCCATCAGGGTGAGCGTGAGACAGGCCTCGACAATAAAGTCTGa
- the BOLA2B gene encoding bolA-like protein 2 codes for MELSAEYLREKLQRDLEAEHVEVEDTTPNRCASSFRVLVVSAKFEGKPLLQRHRLVNTCLAEELLHIHAFEQKTLTPEQWTREQQK; via the exons ATGGAACTCAGCGCCGAGTACCTCCGGGAGAAGCTGCAGCGGGACCTGGAGGCGGAACACGTG GAAGTGGAGGACACGACTCCCAACCGTTGCGCGTCTAGCTTCCGAGTCCTCGTGGTGTCGGCCAAGTTCGAGGGGAAGCCGCTGCTTCAGAGACACCG GCTTGTGAACACTTGCCTAGCAGAAGAGCTCCTGCACATCCATGCTTTTGAGCAGAAAACCCTGACTCCAGAGCAGTGGACCCGTGAGCAGCAGAAATAA
- the CORO1A gene encoding coronin-1A isoform X1, translating into MMSRQVVRSSKFRHVFGQPAKADQCYEDVRVSQNTWDSGFCSVNPKFVALICEASGGGAFLVLPLGKTGRVDKNVPMVCGHTAPVLDIAWCPHNDNVIASGSEDCTVMVWEIPDGGLVLPLREPVVTLEGHTKRVGIVAWHPTAQNVLLSAGCDNVILVWDVGTGAAVLTLGSDVHPDTIYSVDWSRDGALICTSCRDKRFRIIEPRKGTIVAEKDRPHEGTRPVRAVFVSDGNILTTGFSRMSERQVALWDTKHLEEPLSLQELDTSSGVLLPFFDPDTNIVYLCGKGDSSIRYFEITSEAPFLHYLSMFSSKESQRGMGYMPKRGLEVNKCEIARFYKLHERRCEPIAMTVPRKSDLFQEDLYPPTAGPDAALTAEEWLGGRDAGPLLISLKDGYVPPKSRELRINRGLDTGRKRMAPEASGVPSSDAVSRLEEEMRKLQATVQELQKRLDRLEETVQAK; encoded by the exons AT GATGAGCCGGCAAGTGGTCCGTTCCAGCAAGTTCCGCCACGTGTTTGGACAGCCGGCCAAGGCTGACCAGTGCTATGAGGACGTGCGCGTCTCACAGAACACCTGGGACAGTGGCTTCTGCTCTGTCAACCCCAAGTTCGTGGCCCTGATCTGTGAGGCCAGTGGGGGAGGGGCCTTCCTGGTGCTGCCCCTGGGCAAG ACTGGACGTGTGGACAAGAACGTGCCTATGGTCTGTGGCCACACGGCCCCAGTGCTGGACATCGCCTGGTGCCCGCACAATGATAATGTCATTGCCAGTGGCTCCGAGGACTGCACAGTCATG GTGTGGGAGATCCCTGATGGGGGCCTGGTGCTGCCCCTGCGGGAGCCTGTCGTCACCCTGGAGGGCCACACCAAGCGCGTGGGCATTGTGGCCTGGCACCCCACAGCTCAGAATGTGCTTCTCAGTGCAG GTTGCGACAATGTGATCCTGGTGTGGGACGTGGGCACGGGGGCGGCCGTGCTGACACTGGGCTCGGACGTGCACCCGGACACAATCTACAGCGTGGACTGGAGCCGAGATGGCGCCCTCATCTGTACCTCCTGCCGCGACAAGCGATTCCGCATCATTGAGCCCCGCAAAGGCACCATTGTAGCT gAGAAGGACCGTCCCCATGAGGGGACCCGGCCTGTGCGTGCCGTGTTTGTGTCAGATGGAAACATCCTGACCACAGGTTTCAGCCGCATGAGTGAGCGGCAGGTGGCGCTGTGGGACACG AAGCACCTGGAGGAGCCGCTGTCCCTGCAGGAACTGGACACGAGCAGCGGTGTCCTGCTGCCCTTCTTTGACCCTGACACCAACATTGTCTACCTCTGTGGCAAG GGTGACAGCTCTATCCGGTACTTCGAGATCACTTCCGAGGCCCCATTCCTGCACTATCTCTCCATGTTCAGTTCCAAGGAGTCCCAGCGTGGCATGGGCTACATGCCCAAACGTGGTCTGGAGGTGAACAAGTGTGAGATTGCCAG ATTCTACAAGCTGCATGAGCGGAGGTGTGAGCCCATCGCCATGACGGTGCCTAGAAAG TCGGACCTGTTCCAGGAGGACCTGTACCCGCCCACTGCAGGGCCTGACGCTGCCCTCACAGCTGAGGAGTGGCTAGGGGGTCGGGATGCCGGGCCCCTTCTCATTTCCCTCAAGGATGGCTACGTGCCCCCAAAGAGCCGGGAGCTGAGGATCAACCGGGGCCTGGACACTGGGCGCAAGAGGATGGCACCTGAGGCCAGTGGCGTTCCCAGTTCG GATGCCGTATCCCGGTTGGAGGAAGAGATGAGGAAGCTCCAGGCCACGGTACAGGAGCTACAGAAGCGCCTGGATAGGCTGGAGGAGACAGTCCAGGCCAAGTAG
- the CORO1A gene encoding coronin-1A isoform X2 has translation MSRQVVRSSKFRHVFGQPAKADQCYEDVRVSQNTWDSGFCSVNPKFVALICEASGGGAFLVLPLGKTGRVDKNVPMVCGHTAPVLDIAWCPHNDNVIASGSEDCTVMVWEIPDGGLVLPLREPVVTLEGHTKRVGIVAWHPTAQNVLLSAGCDNVILVWDVGTGAAVLTLGSDVHPDTIYSVDWSRDGALICTSCRDKRFRIIEPRKGTIVAEKDRPHEGTRPVRAVFVSDGNILTTGFSRMSERQVALWDTKHLEEPLSLQELDTSSGVLLPFFDPDTNIVYLCGKGDSSIRYFEITSEAPFLHYLSMFSSKESQRGMGYMPKRGLEVNKCEIARFYKLHERRCEPIAMTVPRKSDLFQEDLYPPTAGPDAALTAEEWLGGRDAGPLLISLKDGYVPPKSRELRINRGLDTGRKRMAPEASGVPSSDAVSRLEEEMRKLQATVQELQKRLDRLEETVQAK, from the exons ATGAGCCGGCAAGTGGTCCGTTCCAGCAAGTTCCGCCACGTGTTTGGACAGCCGGCCAAGGCTGACCAGTGCTATGAGGACGTGCGCGTCTCACAGAACACCTGGGACAGTGGCTTCTGCTCTGTCAACCCCAAGTTCGTGGCCCTGATCTGTGAGGCCAGTGGGGGAGGGGCCTTCCTGGTGCTGCCCCTGGGCAAG ACTGGACGTGTGGACAAGAACGTGCCTATGGTCTGTGGCCACACGGCCCCAGTGCTGGACATCGCCTGGTGCCCGCACAATGATAATGTCATTGCCAGTGGCTCCGAGGACTGCACAGTCATG GTGTGGGAGATCCCTGATGGGGGCCTGGTGCTGCCCCTGCGGGAGCCTGTCGTCACCCTGGAGGGCCACACCAAGCGCGTGGGCATTGTGGCCTGGCACCCCACAGCTCAGAATGTGCTTCTCAGTGCAG GTTGCGACAATGTGATCCTGGTGTGGGACGTGGGCACGGGGGCGGCCGTGCTGACACTGGGCTCGGACGTGCACCCGGACACAATCTACAGCGTGGACTGGAGCCGAGATGGCGCCCTCATCTGTACCTCCTGCCGCGACAAGCGATTCCGCATCATTGAGCCCCGCAAAGGCACCATTGTAGCT gAGAAGGACCGTCCCCATGAGGGGACCCGGCCTGTGCGTGCCGTGTTTGTGTCAGATGGAAACATCCTGACCACAGGTTTCAGCCGCATGAGTGAGCGGCAGGTGGCGCTGTGGGACACG AAGCACCTGGAGGAGCCGCTGTCCCTGCAGGAACTGGACACGAGCAGCGGTGTCCTGCTGCCCTTCTTTGACCCTGACACCAACATTGTCTACCTCTGTGGCAAG GGTGACAGCTCTATCCGGTACTTCGAGATCACTTCCGAGGCCCCATTCCTGCACTATCTCTCCATGTTCAGTTCCAAGGAGTCCCAGCGTGGCATGGGCTACATGCCCAAACGTGGTCTGGAGGTGAACAAGTGTGAGATTGCCAG ATTCTACAAGCTGCATGAGCGGAGGTGTGAGCCCATCGCCATGACGGTGCCTAGAAAG TCGGACCTGTTCCAGGAGGACCTGTACCCGCCCACTGCAGGGCCTGACGCTGCCCTCACAGCTGAGGAGTGGCTAGGGGGTCGGGATGCCGGGCCCCTTCTCATTTCCCTCAAGGATGGCTACGTGCCCCCAAAGAGCCGGGAGCTGAGGATCAACCGGGGCCTGGACACTGGGCGCAAGAGGATGGCACCTGAGGCCAGTGGCGTTCCCAGTTCG GATGCCGTATCCCGGTTGGAGGAAGAGATGAGGAAGCTCCAGGCCACGGTACAGGAGCTACAGAAGCGCCTGGATAGGCTGGAGGAGACAGTCCAGGCCAAGTAG